A stretch of DNA from Kwoniella mangroviensis CBS 8507 chromosome 1 map unlocalized Ctg01, whole genome shotgun sequence:
CCATTCGCTCCTTCCCCTTGGCGGACCTTGATAGGCTGTTAACATGGGGCCGTGGGGTAGCtaaggatggtgatggaagatgagcTAATACTCTCGTCGGTGGCGGCGAGAGCGAGAAAACGATAGCGGAATGGCGATCATGTCCGTCATGTGTTGGGGAGGGCGATGGATCTGCAGGAGAAGGTGAGCGTAGAGGCGACCATGACGGCGAACGAGAGCAGAGATCGTCATCAGGAGGAGGACTGTTGAATAGACCAGATAGAGACGGAGCGGAAAATGTCGTTTTCACCTTTGTACTCCTGTTTAGACCCTCAGACGCCGGTGACAAAGTTGATCCAGATTTCGTGATAGAAGGAGCAGGAAGCGATTTTCGTCGGGATCGAATGGGAATCACAACTTCTACCTCCAGAGTCTTCCCACGACGTTGTGGCGGAGGGGGTGAAGGGCTCTGTGGGTTAGTATCCACGGAGGGCTAAACAAGCAGAACCGTCAGTCGTTATTGATGCAGAGATACGATCGTGTTCAGAacctacatcatcattggGTGCTACAATCGAATGCACCCGTACATCCTGGTCCGGTTCCCCTTCATCGTCAATAAGTTGGAGTTCATCTACTGAAGTATCCATCTCCCCATCTGAGTTGAACAGATCATCCAAAGTAGCCGAGACAGGCAGAATCCTTGTACCTCTGAATCTTGAGTCTTCCCACCTGTCCACACTATCTCTATCTGACAATTCTGCTCCGAATGATCCTTCGTCCTCGCTGACGGTGTTATCAACGCCTAACAACCTATTCCTGTGAGCTTCCAATGATAAGAAttctttcagatcatcttcatcttccaccgaaACCCAGCTTTTCGTCCTCCGTAAGTTATTTTCCATTTCCCATAACAACGGCGGCTCAGTGATTTGAGGATCCAATCCTGATCTTTCATCCCATAATCCtatttcatcttcgtccgaatcaatctcataccctccttctcctttacTCTCTCCGTCACCATCAGTTTGAGTTTCATTATCGGAGATGGGAATTTCACCGAATTCTCTCCCTACATaatctctcaatctacctCTATCCTTGACGACTTTCCCTGTACGtagatcaatctcatcatcatcttctaaaCTTATCGAGCCGTACTTCTCCTTCAGTAGATCCCAAGAAGATTTGAGCTTTCGAAATGAATCTAATCTTTTCTTAtttatcaattcatcttctctctggGATGTACTGAGAACAGATTGTGAACGAAACCGAGCACCATTGGGATAAAATACCGGTGTGGATGATCCACCGTTTAGAGATGGGGTGGAATACCTGGTGTGAGAGGACGGTGTGGGTGTGGAGAACCCATCGCCaaatatggatgatgatttccGATGAAGCgatggtgtagatgatcgagaagatgacgaaggtggATCAGAACGAGAGGAGTAGCGGTCGAAAGATGGTGCAGGTCTTGGTCGAGATGGTCCAGCGATGGGGGCTTGCAGATCCATATTTTCATTTGATTATAAGTGATATATCCTCGTCTCATCGAGATGCAAGGTCCAAGAGCGAGTTGGGGACGATGGTATTGGGACTCAAGTGATGGGATCATTCATGATCGTCGTTGGACTGTGAGATATGTAGGATGAATATTGATGGAGACAAACACTCGAGCAAGTCCAGATGTTTTGTGTTTTGATTTTTAATGTCAATGTCGAGCTGAGCCGGGGAAGACGCGTTCAGCAGGGATCGATTACAAACTGCATTACGAATCTTAACCTAGACAAAACCGATGGGATTAGGAATTAATCCTAATTCAGATACAAAGCTGATGGGCCCCGGTCTCACGGTTGCGACCAGAATCAGTCACCCAGTAccagacgatgatgaatgcaATCTCTCCCTCTGCTTGCAATGTGCAAACATCCTTGCTACACCGACTCAAGCCATCGATACGACAACGAGCTCACGAGGTAAGGTGATTTCGAGGAGACACTGGCAAGCAAATTCCCCAATTGTAGAAGGGCAGCTCACGGATGAAGCTCAGGATGGTTATATGAGCTGTATACTGCCGAGACCCTACGAAGAAACAAGGGAACCACCATAGGAAACCAGGATATCATACAAGACAGGCAGACATTCGGATACTGATAGGCTTAGGAGATGGTCTATGCACCTCAACGGCGACATGCCGTAGCCTCTGTGAGTGAATGCAACCCGATTAGGTCGAACCTTCCATTGCTGACGAGGACAAAACTCCCATTCTTGGGGATGGTAGCTGGCAACGACCGCCCAAGCATTGACCGTAATGCAGCATTTCTATACAcccaatctcctcatcctcgtctcaAGAGTACTAGCACAAGTACAGATAAATGCTTGTGCCTTCATACATCCCACCAAAAGCTTGTTAGGTCTATCATCGATGTTGGTGGCGATGAATATCGCGGCGGGGTTTCTGCATCTGTTGGATTTTGCGGGGGGTATGAATGGTGGGAAGGGCCTAATATTAGATTTTGTTGGACAAGGTAAGTCAAGGATGaaccacctcttccttctcgtcATATCAAGCGTCCTCGAATCGTATACTGTAGCGGGTACGGTTTTAATCCAAGTGGGAGTCGTATCTTGACACGAAGCTGATATACtcccctctcctcctctATAGCAAACCCTGCATCCTTAACTCGAATATTGCTCCTCGACCTACTCTTATTCCTCATACAGCTAATAGGACTATGTGTATCATACGTCAATCATTCTACCAATCTACCTAAATTGCCTTCTTTACCCTACGACGATCTACTATTACCGCCTACAGAGCATCAGGACATCACGAAACCGACGACCACCTTATttgatgaagacgaagacgagatTGATCTAGAGGGAGGCACGAGACAGCGTAAGTCtaggaaaggaagaggtaagaaCAAGTATGAAGCTATCGAAAGTGAGGAATTGtggttggatgatgatgaggaattaTCAACACCATGTATGTTTTATTTCTTGTTCACCTTATTCGAACTTCCGAATCCATTCAAGCTGACGATGTCCATCTGATTCCATGTGAATTCATCTTGAAATATAGCAAATAACGGGATACGCATAACGGAACCACCActgatcttcaatctcccCCTAAAACACACAATATCATTGATATTCAAATTACCATCTCCCTCACCCCGCCACGAGCTTTCTCGGGCGGTACACCGATGACCACCCCACCGTTCACACCTCCCATAGCTCCATTAGCTAGGATACcggacgaggatgagggaaCAAGGCAGCATACGAGCGACGACGGAAGGGAAGTGGAAGGGGAGTTGGGTAGAATACCGGGTGAATATAGACGTCAAGGGGGATAAATTTCTATTTCATTGTTTTTGATATGTTCTTTGTGGATCATGTATGCATATGTCATCTTCGGATAGAGGGATCTGGATACCCATCCCACTACCTACCCCATCCTGATACTGGGTGTTGGGGGTTGGGAGTATCAGCTTTGTCGTTACTGCCACATCCCTGCATGCTGTCCAGAGGTGGAGGTAAAAGTCGAACAGACTCATTCTTTTGGTCCAAAAAAGTTCGtcattcaacctcctctcttctcttaTTTTCTCCTTATTCCTAAAAAGCATATAACATCTAACAATATGCCATCAGTAGTGATCCCCCTCGTTCAAACACCTCCCTTCGTGCTCATTGCATTGGCTCTGATCCAGGGTATTCCCGTAGGGTGGGATACCGAATCTGGAGAGACCGGTCAAGCGACTTACGGTGAGATCAAAGGTGCTGAGGAGGTCAGAAAGGAGTTAGAGAAAGGCatagatgggaaagaggtgagcaaGACCTGCATATGAAGCATAATCACTCCCCTCTGATGTCATTATGAGACATGAAGGAGGACCCACTGATACCCTGTTCTTTAACGTGTAGATTCCTCTCCCTCCCCTTCCCACACTCCTCGCTGCCAACAGTACTTTCCAGGAAGTATCCGGCGTCCTAGATGCTTTGGATGATTATCTCGCATATAGGTAAGCTGGAATGTGCTGATTTGCCATACTGAGTGAGCTGACATTCGTCTATGATCCACTAGAACATACTTTGCTGGATCCAAGTTCGGTTTTGGAGATGCTATCATATGGGGTACCATCCGAGGTAAGTTGTTCATGTCGTCTACAACAAGATATGTACCCATCGTATGAAGCAACCCTTTTATCCATGATGTGTATGTCTCAGTGTAACTGAATATCATTGTCTCGACGTCGACTTGAATTAGGAAATACATCTGCTATTGGATCCATCAAGAAACCCGGAAGACCCCATTTGGCACGATGGTTCAACCACGTTGAGACCCTCTCTGTCCCCCAAAATGCTCTCAAAACATTCCAACAAGCTAGATCTGAGATGGACAAAGgcaagaagaccaagaggTTAGAGACTGTCGATGTAGTTCTACCCAACGCTGTTAAAGGAAAGGTTGTTGTACGATTTGGTATGTCACTCCGAAGTCACTCTACATCGTTTTTTGACATCTGTACTTGGAGTACATACAATGGACATGACGCTAATATTGTTGATATCATGATTATAGCCCCTGAACCATCGGGATTCCTTCATATCGGTCATTTGAAAGCTGCCATCCTCAATAGATTCTTGGCAGATCAGTACCAAGGAAAATTCATCCTTCGATTCGATGATACTAACCCACTTAAAGAGGAGGTAAGCTAGGTCAATGCAGATTTTCTTTATGGTATCAAGCTTATGCTGTGACTTAAAGGGTGAATTCGAGGATGCTATCAAACAGGATCTAGAGATGATTGAAATCGGTTTCGACAAGGTCGTTCACACTTCTGATCATTTCGATAAAATTCAACAGTTCACTGAACAACTCATCAGACAAGGTGATGCCTTTATGGATGATACTGATGGTGAAACTGTTAGCTGCCGATTCTGTCTTATCTACAAGCAAGGGCTAAGCTAATGgatgtttttttttttttttgcgAACAGGTCAAAGAGCAACGACGAGCTGAGATCCCATCGAAGAATCGAGATGCCTCTATCGAAGAAAATCTTGCGAGATTCAAGAAAATGCTCTCTGGTTCGGATGAGGGTAAAAAATGGTCTTTGAGAGCTAAGATTGACTACCAACACAAGAACGGTTCGATGAGAGATCCCGTCGTTTACAGATACGTTGAAGGATCTCATCACATTACTGGGTAGGTGCAAATATCCGCGTCAAGACAGACGCGATTGCCAGTCGCCGCTGACTTAACTGTTCTACTTCAATAGTACCCAATACAAGGCTTACCCCATGTATGATCTCGCTTGTCCTATAATTGATCACCTCGACGGTGTCACCCACGCCCTCAGAGCCAACGAGTATTACGCAAGACATGAACAATATCAATGGTTCTTGGAGAAACTTGGTTTCCCCAAGATCGAAATCTTCGACTTCAGGTCAGTGTTGCTAATCCCTTTTTATCAAGTATAGGGCCAACTTATAAAAGTCTGATAGTCGAGTCGATTTCGTATACACTGTTTTGTCTAAACGAAAGCTGAAATACCTGGTCGAGAAAGGTGTTGTCGGCGGTTGGGATGATCCTAGATTTCCTACCGTAAGAGGTGAGCAGCTGATTGTGCCGAATCATCCAGAGATCGATGAACAATGGCTGACATACCATGTAACAGGTATTCGATCAAGAGGTATGACTGTCCAAGGTCTCAAGAACTACATCTTAGGTCAGGGTGcctctcaagctcaactctcattggaatgggatggtatTTGGACAGTAAACAAGAAAGTGATTGATCCCATTGCACCTCGATACTGGGCTATCGCGGAGGACAAGGCCGTTCCAGTTTCAATCAAAGGTTTGGAAGGTGGCgagaaggttgaagagaaaCCTTTACACAAGAAGAACCCTGAAATCGGTAACAAGAAGGTCGTATACTCTGATAAGCTCTTGATCGAGCAAGAGGACGCAGTTTCCTTTGGTGATaatgaagaggtgagtcagctgactttTTAGGATCCGCcaatagctgatatagtTTGGCTGGCTGTAGATCACAGCGATGGATTGGGGGAATGTCTTCGTATCCAACAAGAAGACATCCACTTCAGGCGAAGTAGAATCATTAGAATTCACTTTACACCTCGAAGGAGATTTCAAGAAGACTTCAAAGAAGATCCATTGGCTGTCcgctccatcatcttccaatcagCTCGTACCTGTCACTTTGATCGAATATGATTACTTGAttacgaagaagaaattagaagagaatgataatcTTGAAGATGTCATTAACCCCAAGACTGAATACAGAACTAAGGCTCTTGCTTCTCCCGAAGTTGCCAGTTTGAAGAAATGGGATATCATCCAGTTTGAGAGAAAGGGTTATTATATCTGTCAAGGTACGAAAGAttcagaaggaagattggaaTTCGGTTTCATTCCTGAGTAAGTCAAGGTGGATTTCATACCGCCCTCGCAACCCATCAGAAACAATGATGCTGTGCAACGAGATCGATTCAATCCAAAATATACATGGCATCATCCCACCTGTTGAGGGAGTGAACGTGTCTTATTCATCTATCGTGTTGACAATCCGTCTTACTCTGTAGCGGCCGACTCCAAACGATCTCCCTCAAAGCTACTCCAGCAGTTGAGAAACCAAAAGTAGCTGGGGCGTCTAAAGGATCATGGGGTAAACCAGGTCCCACAACGACTGCTGCTCCCGCCGCCGCTACTACTATTGGTGAAAGTAAAGATGATACTAAGATCTTGCTTTCAAATGGATCAAGTGGATTCAAAATTCCTGTCAAGACTGGGATGTTTGAATCTGATAAGATCTAGTGAGTCATTCTCATTATTCCGCTGTCATGGCCCAGAGGTTTGTTGTACAGTGACAAGGAACGGGTTTGGATACTGATGTTGACGTACTGGTTATAGTGGAAAGGACGAAGTTCCCGCTGTTGCTACGGGAGTTAACATGTTCAAGGTCGAACCTGTCTATGATAACTAAATAGAGAAACGGAAATGCACTTGATTTAAGTTATCGCAGAAACACAATTTAGGTATGATATGCATGGATTTGATAATCTAGTATACATGGTTCATATGGTACAACATATACTTGCATTACTTTCCTTTCTACTCTGTATATATTTGACCCGCTGATATGATTCTACACCTACAAATCCCTACACATCGTTCTGCCCTGTTCGATCTGAGAATTGCATAAACTCAATTCTAACGGCATAGAGATTAACGAAGCGAATAGAATACCTTTTGACCACAcagaatatcagctcatctatCGTAGTTGACTCTAAATCTTATAGCTAattgggatggaatggattgGGTTGAAATGACATACCAGTCGAATCTGCCGCTCCTACCGCACCAATCCTAAACTCCCTCTGCATCCCACTCTTCTCGttattctcatcatcctcatcctcaccctCACGAGCAACGTGATAAAACGTATTGACATAAGCTAAACCACCGCATAAACCCTCTATGCAGATTAACAAGAAGACTATACTGATTGATCTATCTACCCCTTCCGTAGGAGGGACATTCGGTGGAGTATAAGAAGGTGGGGAGAATATAAAATGTTTGGCTTGGAGGTAAAGCGATGAGAGGACTaggaattggatgatggatggtagAGGTAGGAGGGTAAGGGGGATGGGAGGGAGGgagagggatagggatgaacGAGAGAGGAAAACGAATGTTTGGTCTGGAAGTATGCATAACATACATGAAGATTATTCATCAGTTTATAGATGCGCTACGACATGGAGAGACAAAGGAGGGATCGATCATATACTCACAAGTCAAAGACCAGAATGGATAA
This window harbors:
- a CDS encoding glutamate-tRNA ligase, which codes for MPSVVIPLVQTPPFVLIALALIQGIPVGWDTESGETGQATYGEIKGAEEVRKELEKGIDGKEIPLPPLPTLLAANSTFQEVSGVLDALDDYLAYRTYFAGSKFGFGDAIIWGTIRGNTSAIGSIKKPGRPHLARWFNHVETLSVPQNALKTFQQARSEMDKGKKTKRLETVDVVLPNAVKGKVVVRFAPEPSGFLHIGHLKAAILNRFLADQYQGKFILRFDDTNPLKEEGEFEDAIKQDLEMIEIGFDKVVHTSDHFDKIQQFTEQLIRQGDAFMDDTDGETVKEQRRAEIPSKNRDASIEENLARFKKMLSGSDEGKKWSLRAKIDYQHKNGSMRDPVVYRYVEGSHHITGTQYKAYPMYDLACPIIDHLDGVTHALRANEYYARHEQYQWFLEKLGFPKIEIFDFSRVDFVYTVLSKRKLKYLVEKGVVGGWDDPRFPTVRGIRSRGMTVQGLKNYILGQGASQAQLSLEWDGIWTVNKKVIDPIAPRYWAIAEDKAVPVSIKGLEGGEKVEEKPLHKKNPEIGNKKVVYSDKLLIEQEDAVSFGDNEEITAMDWGNVFVSNKKTSTSGEVESLEFTLHLEGDFKKTSKKIHWLSAPSSSNQLVPVTLIEYDYLITKKKLEENDNLEDVINPKTEYRTKALASPEVASLKKWDIIQFERKGYYICQGTKDSEGRLEFGFIPDGRLQTISLKATPAVEKPKVAGASKGSWGKPGPTTTAAPAAATTIGESKDDTKILLSNGSSGFKIPVKTGMFESDKI